From Chloroflexota bacterium:
CAACACCGCGCACCAAAAGCTCATCGCTGTAATCAACGCTTATGGCCTCGAAGAAGTATTTTACCGTCAGTATAGACCCGTTGAACAGATTCTTGCCTTTGGTTGCTCCGACAGCTATGAAAGCACCCTTCCTGCCGGAAGCCGAGACGTTCTGCTTAAGTACATGCTTTCTGGCCCACAGTGCCTGGCAGCGGTCGATAAGTGCCTTGGCCTGAGCGCTCAGCCCGTAGAAGAACATCGGTGACGCTATTATGACACTATCGGCGCTCAGGAGTTTGGGATATATTTCATCCATATCATCTCTGATGACGCAATTGCCATCCTTGGTACAGCCATAGTATTCGCGGCAGGGGGCTATATTGAGCTTGTCTACTATGAT
This genomic window contains:
- a CDS encoding flavodoxin family protein translates to MKVLGIMGSPRIKGNTDALLDQALEGARSRGAEVEKIIVDKLNIAPCREYYGCTKDGNCVIRDDMDEIYPKLLSADSVIIASPMFFYGLSAQAKALIDRCQALWARKHVLKQNVSASGRKGAFIAVGATKGKNLFNGSILTVKYFFEAISVDYSDELLVRGVDQRGEIREHPTALADAFALGKRLAIR